The Fragaria vesca subsp. vesca linkage group LG2, FraVesHawaii_1.0, whole genome shotgun sequence genome includes a window with the following:
- the LOC101302430 gene encoding uncharacterized protein LOC101302430 yields MEGDEKRLGAKKRSKLMKVNHNSDGDDEPIGSLLKKRQRNPKKVKPGLEGERGKKVEAGEEDLGGLDDTLASFRKKLKGPKKDSGARGRSSSLDVVQSSDQDGGSDVKSVSRSAEKGLVTGDDNGCDVIRDVEAENKLKGKGKRPKVSGLVSGEGSNSSLDHQLQDSLSAFFPKAQSSVNKMSHPSSSLREKSGSQDLEDGLSPSSEGVGGNSMPVAVQGHGSVSKLTHEKPRFDDSLLSDSGLDPFGSVIDQNKIEERNRVSQDSDCNRQNQERSQGLCSIPDEMMKLEDRKNEPTVDPSGLNVQEEPCSLDKSNVSDSQHLQKTQTVENRMRHCSVTNSSTLTSWELKGEMPGVGNSDSKGGFDDALSIQSTDVLARCTSGADCEISSSAGKQILMPHYNDDLLNKSNSSPNALKREETTRDCGTAYTEGHDLDSSHLQEENVIIADCQISSIQFIHQAKALQTASIQKASYCEDLSSDEASKERIIPKHDYITGNEEVDGASPPLYAMLDVNESFPEDSVSQPDIENKDSKLSAILRAPRNIRKRRHGDMAYEGDVDWEISTNDQGLDSDNSIRARVKLDSSSSIGTEAESGGAAAVSAGLKAHAVGPVEKIKFKEILKRRGGLQDYLECRNQILALWSKDVSRILPLTDCGVTESACVDEPGRASLIRDIYAFLDLSGYINVGIAAEKDKAEPGSKHDYKILREKPFEEISGVSVADSEDGVSFIIGQVKNSDYLENCSADVRFQSRLDNMDVSSSDPSGETLDGGVVPVVTPEIKHESQSIQSTPYDHLPSNNTLQCGPEVRKEIIVIGAGPAGLTAARHLKRQGFSVNVLEARSRIGGRVFTDRSSLSVAVDLGASIITGVEADWATERRPDPSSLVCAQLGLELTVLNSDCPLYDIETGQKVPAELDEALEAEFNSLLDDMVLLVAQKGERAARMSLEEGFEYALKRRRMAQSGSAKEKELHGSRDDGRTNIDGRVADKSCSKQELLSPLERRVMDWHFANLEYGCAAPLKEVSLPHWNQDDVYGGFGGAHCMIKGGYSTVVESLGEGLRIHLDHVVTDISYGAEDGELNNNQRNKVKVSTSNGSIFCGDAVLVTVPLGCLKAETIKFSPPLPQWKHSSITRLGFGVLNKVVLEFPDVFWDDSVDYFGATAEETDLRGQCFMFWNIKKTVGAPVLIALVVGKAAIEGQNMSSSDHVNHALVALRKLFGEASVPDPVASVVTDWGRDPFSYGAYSYVAVGASGKDYDILGRPVNNCLFFAGEATCKEHPDTVGGAMMSGLREAVRVIDILTTGHDYTAEAEAMESIQSESASEKDEVRDITRRLDAVELSSVLYKNREALLQDLFFNAKTTKGRLHLAKELLTLPAETLKSFAGTKEGLTTLNSWILDSMGKAGTQLLRHCVRLLVLVSTDLLAVRLSGIGKTVREKVCVHTSRDIRAIASQLVSVWLEVFRREKASNGGLKLSRQASGVDSLKRKTVRDSSSGKPPLHLYHGAFEHKGSLQDSASTGSQLPSNSNAKKMNGKTIRLETANSSRFGGSTGKPHDDEFAMTEEERAAIAAAEAARAAALAAAKAYASSEAKSSSLLQLPKIPSFHKFARREQYAQMDEYDFRRKWSGGVLGREDCISEIDSRNCKVRNWSVDFSAACVNLDSSRRSVDNLSERSHPNEITSQLNFREHSGESAAVDSSIYTKAWVDTAGSVGVKDYHAIEMWQSQAAAADPDFYHPDPYVKDEEDSNTTSKGLSWKHDGLVNESSVSQVTVNKGSSKNHRRGADQIKHAVVDYVASLLMPLYKAKKIDREGYKSIMKKSATKVMEQATDSEKAMAVSEFLDFKRRNKIRAFVDKLIEKHMAVKPGVKS; encoded by the exons ATGGAAGGAGACGAGAAGAGGTTGGGGGCTAAGAAGAGATCGAAGTTGATGAAGGTTAATCACAATTCAGATGGTGATGATGAGCCGATTGGGTCGCTGCTGAAGAAGAGGCAGCGGAACCCTAAGAAGGTTAAGCCGGGGTTGGAGGGCGAGAGGGGGAAGAAGGTGGAGGCTGGGGAGGAGGATTTGGGGGGATTGGATGATACCTTGGCGAGTTTCAGGAAGAAGCTCAAGGGTCCTAAGAAGGATTCTGGGGCGAGGGGAAGGAGTTCTAGCTTGGATGTTGTGCAGTCTTCGGATCAGGATGGGGGTTCGGATGTAAAATCAGTGTCGAGAAGTGCAGAGAAAGGTCTGGTTACGGGTGATGATAATGGATGTGATGTGATTAGGGATGTAGAGGCGGAAAACAAGCTTAAAGGAAAGGGGAAAAGACCCAAGGTTTCAGGTCTGGTATCTGGGGAGGGTTCTAATAGCTCTTTAGATCATCAGTTGCAAGATTCATTATCGGCATTTTTTCCTAAGGCACAGTCTAGTGTTAATAAGATGTCTCATCCCTCTTCGAGTCTTAGAGAGAAGAGTGGTTCTCAGGATTTGGAGGATGGACTGAGCCCTAGTTCAGAAGGTGTTGGAGGAAATAGCATGCCTGTGGCTGTGCAGGGACATGGTTCTGTTTCAAAACTGACCCACGAAAAACCAAGATTTGATGATAGTTTGCTGTCTGATTCTGGTTTGGATCCGTTCGGTTCAGTCATTGATCAGAATAAGATAGAGGAAAGAAACAGAGTTTCCCAAGATTCTGACTGCAACAGACAGAATCAAGAGAGGTCTCAAGGACTTTGTTCTATTCCAGATGAGATGATGAAACTTGAGGATAGAAAGAATGAACCCACTGTGGATCCTTCTGGTTTAAATGTTCAAGAGGAACCGTGTAGCTTGGATAAATCTAATGTATCAGATAGCCAGCACTTGCAGAAAACTCAAACTGTTGAGAACAGAATGAGGCACTGCTCTGTGACAAACTCAAGCACTCTAACAAGTTGGGAACTGAAAGGGGAAATGCCTGGGGTTGGTAACAGCGACTCCAAAGGGGGCTTTGATGATGCTTTGTCCATTCAGTCCACAGATGTTCTAGCTAGGTGCACATCAGGTGCAGACTGTGAAATATCTTCTTCAGCTGGAAAACAAATTCTGATGCCTCATTACAATGATGATTTGCTGAACAAATCTAACTCTTCCCCGAATGCACTCAAGAGAGAAGAAACTACTCGTGATTGTGGAACTGCTTACACTGAGGGGCATGATCTTGATTCCAGTCATTTGCAAGAAGAGAATGTGATAATAGCTGATTGTCAGATATCCTCAATCCAGTTCATTCATCAAGCAAAAGCCTTGCAAACTGCCTCCATTCAGAAGGCGAGCTATTGTGAAGACTTGTCTTCTGATGAAGCATCAAAAGAGAGGATTATTCCAAAACATGATTATATTACTGGCAATGAAGAGGTTGATGGTGCTTCTCCTCCTTTATATGCAATGCTAGATGTGAACGAGAGTTTCCCAGAAGACTCAGTATCTCAACCTGATATTGAAAACAAAGACAGCAAGCTATCAGCCATCCTGCGCGCCCCACGGAATATTAGGAAACGCAGGCATGGAGACATGGCTTATGAGGGGGATGTTGATTGGGAGATCTCAACAAATGATCAAGGATTGGATAGTGACAATTCAATTAGAGCGAGAGTGAAACTTGATTCCTCTTCAAGTATTGGCACAGAAGCTGAAAGTGGTGGGGCTGCAGCAGTGTCTGCTGGTCTTAAAGCTCACGCAGTGGGTCCTGTTGAGAAGATTAAATTCAAGGAGATCTTGAAGCGCAGAGGTGGCCTTCAGGATTACTTGGAATGCAG GAATCAGATCTTAGCTCTGTGGAGCAAAGATGTTAGTCGAATTTTGCCTCTCACTGACTGTGGGGTAACAGAGTCTGCTTGTGTGGATGAACCGGGGCGTGCCTCCCTAATCAGGGATATTTATGCTTTTCTAGATCTCAGT GGTTATATAAATGTTGGTATTGCTGCCGAGAAGGATAAAGCAGAACCTGGTTCTAAGCATGACTATAAAATTCTCAGAGAAAAACCTTTTGAGGAAATTTCTGGGGTTTCAGTTGCTGACTCAGAGGATGGAGTTTCCTTTATCATTGGCCAGGTTAAGAATT CTGATTACCTGGAAAACTGTAGTGCTGATGTGAGGTTCCAAAGTCGATTGGACAATATGGATGTTTCGAGTAGTGATCCATCTGGTGAGACATTGGATGGTGGAGTTGTTCCTGTTGTAACTCCAGAGATAAAGCATGAATCACAGAGTATTCAGTCAACACCATATGATCATCTACCGAGTAATAACACCCTGCAATGTGGTCCAGAAGTCAGAAAGGAAATCATTGTCATAGGTGCTGGTCCTGCTGGCTTAACTGCTGCACGGCACTTAAAGCGTCAGGGGTTTTCAGTAAATGTACTTGAAGCTAGGAGTCGAATAGGAGGTCGTGTTTTTACAGACCGGTCATCTCTATCAGTGGCGGTGGATCTTGGTGCTAGCATTATTACTGGTGTTGAGGCTGATTGGGCAACTGAAAGAAGACCCGATCCCTCCTCATTGGTTTGTGCTCAGTTGGGCCTCGAGTTGACTGTATTAAACAGTGATTGCCCTCTTTATGATATTGAAACAGGTCAAAAAGTTCCTGCAGAGCTGGATGAAGCATTGGAAGCAGAGTTCAACAGCCTTCTTGATGATATGGTATTGCTTGTAGCACAGAAGGGAGAACGTGCAGCAAGAATGTCTCTTGAGGAAGGTTTTGAATATGCCCTTAAGAGGCGTCGTATGGCACAGTCAGGGAGTGCTAAAGAAAAAGAATTGCATGGTTCAAGGGATGATGGCAGAACAAATATTGATGGTAGAGTTGCTGATAAAAGTTGTTCTAAGCAAGAGCTATTGAGTCCTCTTGAGAGGAGGGTTATGGATTGGCATTTTGCTAATTTGGAGTATGGTTGTGCTGCTCCGCTTAAGGAGGTATCTCTCCCCCATTGGAACCAAGATGATGTTTATGGTGGCTTTGGGGGAGCTCATTGTATGATTAAAGGGGGTTACAGCACTGTTGTTGAGTCTCTTGGAGAAGGATTGCGCATTCACTTGGATCATGTAGTCACTGATATTTCATATGGCGCTGAGGATGGTGAATTGAATAACAACCAGCGTAACAAAGTCAAAGTCTCCACATCAAATGGGAGTATCTTTTGTGGAGATGCAGTCTTGGTTACAGTGCCTCTTGGGTGCCTAAAAGCAGAAACCATAAAGTTTTCTCCACCATTGCCCCAGTGGAAACATTCTTCTATCACGCGGCTTGGATTTGGCGTTCTTAATAAAGTAGTTTTGGAATTTCCAGATGTCTTTTGGGATGACTCTGTGGACTACTTTGGAGCAACTGCTGAAGAAACAGACCTGAGGGGTCAGTGCTTTATGTTCTGGAATATCAAGAAAACTGTTGGGGCTCCTGTTCTTATAGCTTTAGTGGTTGGTAAGGCAGCTATAGAAGGCCAAAATATGAGTTCTTCTGATCATGTTAACCATGCATTGGTGGCTCTACGTAAATTGTTTGGAGAGGCGTCAGTACCTGATCCAGTTGCATCAGTTGTGACAGATTGGGGCAGGGATCCTTTCAGCTACGGTGCGTACTCGTATGTTGCTGTTGGAGCTTCCGGAAAAGACTATGACATACTAGGGAGACCTGTTAATAACTGCCTATTTTTCGCTGGTGAAGCTACCTGCAAGGAGCATCCCGACACTGTTGGTGGTGCAATGATGAGTGGTCTTCGAGAGGCAGTACGTGTAATTGACATACTGACAACGGGTCATGATTACACAGCAGAAGCAGAAGCAATGGAGTCCATACAGAGTGAGTCTGCCTCTGAGAAGGATGAAGTTCGGGACATAACAAGGAGACTTGATGCGGTTGAACTTTCCAGTGTCCTTTACAAGAACAGGGAAGCCCTACTTCAGGACTTGTTCTTTAATGCAAAAACCACTAAAGGAAGGTTGCATCTGGCCAAAGAGTTGTTGACTCTTCCTGCTGAAACGTTGAAGTCCTTTGCTGGCACCAAAGAGGGGCTAACCACGCTTAACTCATGGATACTG GATTCAATGGGGAAAGCGGGGACTCAACTCCTGCGGCATTGTGTTCGTCTGCTTGTTCTTGTGTCAACAGACCTACTGGCGGTGCGCTTGTCTG GCATTGGGAAAACCGTAAGAGAGAAAGTTTGTGTACACACTAGCCGTGATATACGTGCCATAGCAAGTCAGCTAGTTAGCGTGTGGCTTGAAGTCTTCCGCAGAGAAAAAGCTTCTAATGGAGGACTGAAATTGTCAAGGCAAGCCAGTGGTGTTGATTCATTGAAGAGAAAGACAGTCAGAGACTCATCTTCTGGAAAGCCACCACTACACTTGTATCATGGTGCTTTTGAGCACAAAGGAAGTTTACAGGATTCTGCATCCACCGGAAGCCAATTGCCTTCGAATTCAAATGCGAAGAAAATGAATGGCAAAACCATAAGACTTGAAACAGCAAATTCTTCAAGATTTGGAGGTTCAACAGGCAAACCACATGATGATGAATTCGCTATGACTGAAGAAGAAAGAGCTGCTATTGCTGCTGCTGAAGCAGCTCGCGCAGCAGCACTTGCAGCTGCAAAG GCATATGCATCTTCAGAAGCCAAGAGCAGTTCATTGCTTCAGCTTCCTAAGATTCCGTCGTTTCATAAATTTGCTCGACGGGAGCAGTACGCTCAAATGGATGAGTATGATTTTAGGAGAAAGTGGTCTGGTGGTGTTCTGGGCAGAGAAGATTGCATATCAGAAATAGACTCAAGGAACTGCAAAGTAAGGAACTGGTCTGTTGATTTCTCTGCTGCTTGTGTCAATCTTGACAGTTCAAGAAGGTCTGTTGATAACCTATCAGAGCGGAGCCATCCCAACGAAATCACTAGTCAGTTGAATTTCCGTGAGCACTCAGGAGAGAGTGCTGCCGTTGACAGTAGTATCTATACAAAAGCATGGGTTGATACAGCTGGTAGTGTTGGGGTAAAGGACTATCATGCCATTGAGATGTGGCAATCTCAAGCAGCGGCGGCTGACCCTGATTTCTACCATCCTGATCCGTATGTAAAGGATGAGGAAGATTCAAATACAACTTCTAAAGGACTAAGCTGGAAGCATGACGGACTAGTAAATGAGAGCTCTGTTTCGCAAGTTACTGTAAACAAGGGGTCGTCGAAAAATCATCGTCGAGGAGCAGACCAAATTAAGCACGCAGTTGTTGATTATGTGGCTTCATTGCTTATGCCCCTCTATAAAGCTAAAAAGATTGATAGAGAGGGATACAAGTCAATCATGAAGAAAAGTGCTACCAAG GTTATGGAGCAAGCCACTGATTCAGAGAAAGCAATGGCTGTGTCCGAGTTTCTTGATTTCAAGCGCAGGAACAAG ATTCGTGCCTTTGTGGATAAATTGATTGAGAAGCACATGGCAGTGAAACCTGGTGTGAAATCTTGA